The Brassica oleracea var. oleracea cultivar TO1000 chromosome C6, BOL, whole genome shotgun sequence genome includes a region encoding these proteins:
- the LOC106301105 gene encoding probable LRR receptor-like serine/threonine-protein kinase At1g51880 isoform X1, translating into MMVSKALTLLCCVVLINLSNAQDQTGFISIDCGLQPDNSSYTESSTGIKYVSDSSYTDTGASSFVAPEYRANMMQSMWSVRSFPEGVRNCYEIGVNVSAKYLIRAAFMYGNYDARNELPGFDLHLGPNQWDSVKLESSEGTVSKEIIYSVLTDTLQVCLVNTGNGTPFISVLELRQLPNSSYATKSESLQLFQRLDFGSSTNLTVRYPDDVFDRIWLPSTPNGSKQFSERPTSSSRNSSGKFHLPQAVMRTAVVPETSGGSVDFGWTPDDPSLEFYFYLYFSELQEPSSGSVSKREFIISFNGNSFGRPFSLTYLETLVLSISNPLSEQSFQFSISQSRDSALPPLINAMEAYFVNKLPQSSTDQNDLSAMRNIKSTYKVKRNWEGDVCVPQAYTWEGVNCSYNGTSTPRVIALNLSSAGLTGDISSDISLLTQLQVLDLSNNNLTGPVPAFLAQLQFLRVLNLGNNQLSGPIPSILMGKSGLSFSIDGNPSICATGACEELTQNKSKKKKLPSFVIPLVASLAGLVLIATISAAILFIFIRKKKQGRTVHRTITASSNGLSLLRRDTGSMPPSMQRRETGFSTRPSLQRIESGMTDHEMNETAVDGFDMEPANRKFTYAEIVNITNGFERDQGKVGFGRNYLGQLNGKEVTVKLVSSLSSQGYKQLRAEVKHLFRIHHKNLITMLGYCNEGDKLAVIYEYMANGNLKQHISENSPTVFSWEDRLGIAVDVAQGLEYLHTGCTPPIIHRNVKCTNVFLDENFNAKLGGFGLSRAFDAAEGSHMNTAIAGTPGYVDPEYYTSNILTEKSDVYSFGVVLLEIVTAKPAIIKDEERMHISQWVESLLSRENIEEILDPSLCGDYDPTSAFKTVEIAVACVCRNSGDRPGMSQVVTALKESLAAEVERKNDLPVVSTDSVEDLALGFGSNPPPRLR; encoded by the exons GGATAATTCGAGTTACACGGAGTCTTCAACAGGTATAAAGTATGTTTCGGATTCGAGTTACACGGATACAGGAGCCAGCAGCTTCGTGGCGCCTGAGTATAGAGCAAACATGATGCAGAGCATGTGGTCCGTTAGAAGCTTTCCAGAGGGAGTCAGAAACTGTTACGAGATTGGTGTTAACGTCAGCGCCAAGTATCTGATCAGAGCGGCTTTTATGTATGGAAACTATGATGCAAGGAACGAGTTACCTGGGTTTGATCTTCACTTGGGACCAAACCAATGGGACAGTGTTAAACTGGAGTCTTCTGAGGGAACAGTGTCCAAAGAGATTATATACTCTGTCTTGACGGACACGTTACAAGTGTGTTTGGTGAATACAGGAAACGGTACACCTTTTATATCGGTTTTGGAACTTAGACAGTTGCCAAACTCTTCTTATGCAACCAAGTCTGAATCACTCCAGCTCTTTCAACGGTTGGATTTCGGGTCATCGACCAATCTAACGGTCAGGTATCCAGATGATGTTTTTGATAGAATATGGCTTCCATCTACACCAAACGGGTCTAAGCAGTTTAGTGAGCGGCCGACTTCTTCCTCACGCAACAGTAGCGGTAAGTTTCATCTTCCACAAGCTGTAATGAGAACAGCAGTTGTACCGGAAACCTCTGGTGGGTCTGTAGACTTTGGATGGACTCCAGATGATCCTTCTCTTGAGTTTTACTTCTACTTGTACTTCTCTGAACTTCAAGAACCTAGTTCTGGTTCTGTATCAAAAAGAGAGTTCATCATTTCGTTCAACGGAAACAGTTTTGGGAGACCGTTTAGTCTTACCTACTTGGAGACCTTAGTTCTGTCCATTTCTAATCCTTTGTCGGAACAGAGCTTCCAGTTTTCTATTAGTCAGAGTCGAGATTCAGCTCTTCCACCTCTTATCAACGCTATGGAGGCTTACTTTGTAAACAAGCTTCCGCAATCTTCAACAGATCAAAACGACC TTTCGGCTATGAGGAATATTAAGTCTACATATAAAGTCAAGAGAAACTGGGAAGGAGATGTGTGTGTACCTCAAGCTTACACATGGGAAGGTGTGAATTGTAGCTACAATGGCACAAGCACGCCTAGAGTAATAGCTTT AAACTTATCATCAGCCGGATTAACAGGAGATATATCATCTGATATATCGCTTCTTACACAGTTGCAAGTCCT GGACTTGTCTAACAACAATTTGACTGGACCAGTACCAGCTTTCTTGGCTCAACTTCAGTTCCTTAGAGTTCT AAACTTGGGTAACAACCAGCTTAGTGGGCCTATACCGTCTATTCTCATGGGAAAAAGCGGCTTGTCGTTCAG TATCGACGGGAATCCAAGTATTTGTGCTACAGGTGCCTGTGAAGAGCTCACACAAAACAAATCCAAGAAGAAGAAACTTCCCAGTTTTGTGATTCCCTTAGTTGCATCACTTGCAGGGCTCGTTCTCATCGCTACTATATCTGCAGCTATACTGTTTATCTTCATTAGAAAGAAAAAACAAG GTCGAACGGTCCACAGAACAATCACAGCTTCAAGTAATGGACTGTCATTACTTAGGAGAGATACCGGTTCAATGCCTCCATCAATGCAGCGAAGAGAAACCGGTTTCTCTACACGTCCGTCATTACAGAGAATAGAGAGTGGAATGACTGACCATGAGATGAATGAAACAGCAGTGGATGGCTTTGATATGGAACCTGCAAACAGAAAGTTTACATACGCAGAGATTGTGAATATCACAAATGGGTTTGAGAGAGATCAAGGGAAAGTAGGTTTTGGGAGAAACTACCTCGGACAGTTAAATGGTAAGGAAGTGACAGTGAAACTTGTGTCTTCATTGTCTTCTCAAGGCTACAAACAATTAAGAGCAGAG GTCAAACACCTTTTCAGAATTCATCATAAAAACCTTATAACCATGCTTGGTTATTGCAATGAAGGCGATAAACTGGCGGTTATCTATGAGTACATGGCTAATGGAAACTTGAAACAACACATCTCAG AGAACAGTCCAACTGTCTTTAGCTGGGAAGATAGACTTGGAATTGCGGTTGATGTTGCACAAG GACTTGAGTATTTGCATACTGGCTGCACGCCACCAATCATTCACAGAAACGTCAAGTGCACAAATGTATTCTTAGATGAAAACTTCAATGCCAAGTTAGGCGGTTTTGGCCTTTCGAGAGCGTTTGATGCAGCAGAAGGAAGTCATATGAATACAGCTATAGCCGGGACACCTGGATATGTCGACCCCGA GTATTACACATCAAACATCTTAACAGAGAAGAGTGATGTGTACAGTTTCGGTGTTGTTCTATTAGAGATTGTTACAGCGAAACCCGCTATCATAAAGGATGAGGAAAGGATGCATATAAGTCAATGGGTTGAGTCTTTGCTCTCAAGAGAAAACATTGAAGAGATTCTTGACCCCAGCCTTTGTGGAGACTATGATCCAACCTCTGCGTTTAAGACCGTGGAGATCGCTGTGGCTTGCGTTTGTAGAAACTCTGGTGACAGACCTGGAATGAGTCAAGTAGTGACGGCTCTTAAGGAGAGTTTGGCTGCAGAAGTTGAGAGGAAAAATGATTTGCCAGTTGTGTCAACAGACTCAGTTGAAGATCTTGCCCTTGGCTTTGGTTCTAATCCACCTCCTCGTTTGCGATGA
- the LOC106301105 gene encoding probable LRR receptor-like serine/threonine-protein kinase At1g51880 isoform X2 has translation MMVSKALTLLCCVVLINLSNAQDQTGFISIDCGLQPDNSSYTESSTGIKYVSDSSYTDTGASSFVAPEYRANMMQSMWSVRSFPEGVRNCYEIGVNVSAKYLIRAAFMYGNYDARNELPGFDLHLGPNQWDSVKLESSEGTVSKEIIYSVLTDTLQVCLVNTGNGTPFISVLELRQLPNSSYATKSESLQLFQRLDFGSSTNLTVRYPDDVFDRIWLPSTPNGSKQFSERPTSSSRNSSGKFHLPQAVMRTAVVPETSGGSVDFGWTPDDPSLEFYFYLYFSELQEPSSGSVSKREFIISFNGNSFGRPFSLTYLETLVLSISNPLSEQSFQFSISQSRDSALPPLINAMEAYFVNKLPQSSTDQNDLSAMRNIKSTYKVKRNWEGDVCVPQAYTWEGVNCSYNGTSTPRVIALNLSSAGLTGDISSDISLLTQLQVLNLGNNQLSGPIPSILMGKSGLSFSIDGNPSICATGACEELTQNKSKKKKLPSFVIPLVASLAGLVLIATISAAILFIFIRKKKQGRTVHRTITASSNGLSLLRRDTGSMPPSMQRRETGFSTRPSLQRIESGMTDHEMNETAVDGFDMEPANRKFTYAEIVNITNGFERDQGKVGFGRNYLGQLNGKEVTVKLVSSLSSQGYKQLRAEVKHLFRIHHKNLITMLGYCNEGDKLAVIYEYMANGNLKQHISENSPTVFSWEDRLGIAVDVAQGLEYLHTGCTPPIIHRNVKCTNVFLDENFNAKLGGFGLSRAFDAAEGSHMNTAIAGTPGYVDPEYYTSNILTEKSDVYSFGVVLLEIVTAKPAIIKDEERMHISQWVESLLSRENIEEILDPSLCGDYDPTSAFKTVEIAVACVCRNSGDRPGMSQVVTALKESLAAEVERKNDLPVVSTDSVEDLALGFGSNPPPRLR, from the exons GGATAATTCGAGTTACACGGAGTCTTCAACAGGTATAAAGTATGTTTCGGATTCGAGTTACACGGATACAGGAGCCAGCAGCTTCGTGGCGCCTGAGTATAGAGCAAACATGATGCAGAGCATGTGGTCCGTTAGAAGCTTTCCAGAGGGAGTCAGAAACTGTTACGAGATTGGTGTTAACGTCAGCGCCAAGTATCTGATCAGAGCGGCTTTTATGTATGGAAACTATGATGCAAGGAACGAGTTACCTGGGTTTGATCTTCACTTGGGACCAAACCAATGGGACAGTGTTAAACTGGAGTCTTCTGAGGGAACAGTGTCCAAAGAGATTATATACTCTGTCTTGACGGACACGTTACAAGTGTGTTTGGTGAATACAGGAAACGGTACACCTTTTATATCGGTTTTGGAACTTAGACAGTTGCCAAACTCTTCTTATGCAACCAAGTCTGAATCACTCCAGCTCTTTCAACGGTTGGATTTCGGGTCATCGACCAATCTAACGGTCAGGTATCCAGATGATGTTTTTGATAGAATATGGCTTCCATCTACACCAAACGGGTCTAAGCAGTTTAGTGAGCGGCCGACTTCTTCCTCACGCAACAGTAGCGGTAAGTTTCATCTTCCACAAGCTGTAATGAGAACAGCAGTTGTACCGGAAACCTCTGGTGGGTCTGTAGACTTTGGATGGACTCCAGATGATCCTTCTCTTGAGTTTTACTTCTACTTGTACTTCTCTGAACTTCAAGAACCTAGTTCTGGTTCTGTATCAAAAAGAGAGTTCATCATTTCGTTCAACGGAAACAGTTTTGGGAGACCGTTTAGTCTTACCTACTTGGAGACCTTAGTTCTGTCCATTTCTAATCCTTTGTCGGAACAGAGCTTCCAGTTTTCTATTAGTCAGAGTCGAGATTCAGCTCTTCCACCTCTTATCAACGCTATGGAGGCTTACTTTGTAAACAAGCTTCCGCAATCTTCAACAGATCAAAACGACC TTTCGGCTATGAGGAATATTAAGTCTACATATAAAGTCAAGAGAAACTGGGAAGGAGATGTGTGTGTACCTCAAGCTTACACATGGGAAGGTGTGAATTGTAGCTACAATGGCACAAGCACGCCTAGAGTAATAGCTTT AAACTTATCATCAGCCGGATTAACAGGAGATATATCATCTGATATATCGCTTCTTACACAGTTGCAAGTCCT AAACTTGGGTAACAACCAGCTTAGTGGGCCTATACCGTCTATTCTCATGGGAAAAAGCGGCTTGTCGTTCAG TATCGACGGGAATCCAAGTATTTGTGCTACAGGTGCCTGTGAAGAGCTCACACAAAACAAATCCAAGAAGAAGAAACTTCCCAGTTTTGTGATTCCCTTAGTTGCATCACTTGCAGGGCTCGTTCTCATCGCTACTATATCTGCAGCTATACTGTTTATCTTCATTAGAAAGAAAAAACAAG GTCGAACGGTCCACAGAACAATCACAGCTTCAAGTAATGGACTGTCATTACTTAGGAGAGATACCGGTTCAATGCCTCCATCAATGCAGCGAAGAGAAACCGGTTTCTCTACACGTCCGTCATTACAGAGAATAGAGAGTGGAATGACTGACCATGAGATGAATGAAACAGCAGTGGATGGCTTTGATATGGAACCTGCAAACAGAAAGTTTACATACGCAGAGATTGTGAATATCACAAATGGGTTTGAGAGAGATCAAGGGAAAGTAGGTTTTGGGAGAAACTACCTCGGACAGTTAAATGGTAAGGAAGTGACAGTGAAACTTGTGTCTTCATTGTCTTCTCAAGGCTACAAACAATTAAGAGCAGAG GTCAAACACCTTTTCAGAATTCATCATAAAAACCTTATAACCATGCTTGGTTATTGCAATGAAGGCGATAAACTGGCGGTTATCTATGAGTACATGGCTAATGGAAACTTGAAACAACACATCTCAG AGAACAGTCCAACTGTCTTTAGCTGGGAAGATAGACTTGGAATTGCGGTTGATGTTGCACAAG GACTTGAGTATTTGCATACTGGCTGCACGCCACCAATCATTCACAGAAACGTCAAGTGCACAAATGTATTCTTAGATGAAAACTTCAATGCCAAGTTAGGCGGTTTTGGCCTTTCGAGAGCGTTTGATGCAGCAGAAGGAAGTCATATGAATACAGCTATAGCCGGGACACCTGGATATGTCGACCCCGA GTATTACACATCAAACATCTTAACAGAGAAGAGTGATGTGTACAGTTTCGGTGTTGTTCTATTAGAGATTGTTACAGCGAAACCCGCTATCATAAAGGATGAGGAAAGGATGCATATAAGTCAATGGGTTGAGTCTTTGCTCTCAAGAGAAAACATTGAAGAGATTCTTGACCCCAGCCTTTGTGGAGACTATGATCCAACCTCTGCGTTTAAGACCGTGGAGATCGCTGTGGCTTGCGTTTGTAGAAACTCTGGTGACAGACCTGGAATGAGTCAAGTAGTGACGGCTCTTAAGGAGAGTTTGGCTGCAGAAGTTGAGAGGAAAAATGATTTGCCAGTTGTGTCAACAGACTCAGTTGAAGATCTTGCCCTTGGCTTTGGTTCTAATCCACCTCCTCGTTTGCGATGA
- the LOC106301106 gene encoding uncharacterized protein LOC106301106: MKVMDMEEGVKDNAASPPPKSRITNQSRALVSIRLLQVLLLFLVLTLGISVVSIHMIKFFKIQDPVSSTTLVSMYDHEAVTLESFLRPPLNVWHTMNDGELLWRASMEPKRHDYPFKRVPKLAFMFLTKGPLPFAPLWEMFFKGHEGLYSIYVHALPNYRSDFDRSSVFYRRYIPSQAVAWGEMSMCDAERRLLASALLDISNEWFVLLSESCIPLRGFGFIYGYVSGSRYSFMGCADEEGPDGRGRYRNGMEPEITLSQWRKGSQWFEINRKLALEIVQDTTYYPKFKEFCKPPCYVDEHYFPTMLSMKHRIFLANRTLTYTDWSRGGAHPATFGKADVTEAFLKNLPGAKACLYNDQRSPVCYLFARKFAPSALEPLLELAPKILGF, encoded by the exons TGTTGTTTCTTGTTTTGACTCTTGGGATCTCCGTTGTTAGTATACACATGATCAAGTTCTTCAAGATTCAAGATCCTGTGTCTTCAACCACGTTGGTCTCTATGTATGATCACGAGGCCGTTACATTAGAGAGCTTTCTTAGGCCTCCTTTGAATGTTTGGCACACTATGAATGACGGTGAATTGCTTTGGCGCGCTTCCATGGAGCCAAAGAGACATGACTATCCGTTTAAACGGGTTCCTAAGTTGGCTTTCATGTTTCTCACCAAGGGGCCTTTACCATTTGCTCCACTTTGGGAGATGTTCTTTAAGGGACATGAGGGTCTTTACTCAATCTATGTTCATGCATTGCCTAACTACAGATCAGATTTTGATAGGTCATCTGTGTTTTACAGAAGATACATCCCAAGTCAG GCTGTGGCATGGGGAGAGATGAGTATGTGTGACGCTGAAAGGAGGCTTCTAGCTAGTGCGTTGCTTGATATATCTAATGAATGGTTTGTTCTGCTGTCTGAATCATGCATTCCTCTACGCGGTTTCGGCTTTATCTATGGTTATGTCTCTGGATCAAGATATAGTTTCATGGGTTGTGCTGACGAGGAAGGACCTGATGGGAGAGGAAGATACAGAAACGGTATGGAACCTGAGATCACACTTAGCCAGTGGAGAAAAGGGTCTCAGTGGTTTGAAATTAACCGGAAACTCGCTCTTGAGATTGTTCAAGACACCACTTACTATCCCAAATTCAAAGAGTTTTGTAAACCACCATGTTATGTTGATGAACATTACTTCCCTACAATGTTGTCTATGAAACATAGAATTTTTCTGGCTAACCGGACACTGACATATACAGATTGGTCACGTGGTGGTGCTCATCCAGCTACTTTTGGTAAGGCTGATGTAACAGAAGCTTTCCTCAAGAATCTTCCTGGAGCTAAAGCCTGCCTCTACAATGATCAGAGGTCTCCTGTTTGTTATCTCTTTGCTAGAAAGTTTGCTCCAAGCGCATTGGAGCCCTTATTGGAACTTGCACCCAAGATTCTTGGGTTCTAA